A genomic region of Gossypium hirsutum isolate 1008001.06 chromosome D01, Gossypium_hirsutum_v2.1, whole genome shotgun sequence contains the following coding sequences:
- the LOC107922567 gene encoding protein NLP4 has product MDFDYMDELLLDGCWLETTQGSDFLNPTLPFSNNFFDPAFTWPTSESNAGDLGGGLSHQGENQRSLLSGNSHWNEAQGESLVSPHFSQSHSLDSDCVTDGSEPNRRWWIGPRVNSGPATSVMQRLIQALGYIKAFGKEKDVLVQLWLPVNRGGRRFLTTSEQPFSLDPNSQKLASYRNISVKYDFPAEEDSKDIAGLPGRVFLSKVPEWTPDVRFFKRDEYPRVGHAQEHDVRGTFALPVFEQGSGTCLGVIEVVMTTEKIKIQPELESVCKALEAVNLRSSITSRTQNIKAYSNCYQAALPEIKELLRCACETHRLPLAQAWVPCIQQGKEGCRHSSENYVHCVSTVDDACCIADPSIQGFHEACSEHHLLKGQGVIGRAFMTNQPCFSTDITSFKKTEYPLAHHAMMFNLHAAVALRFRSIHTGKADFVLEFFLPAHCRDPEGQRKMLNSLSIIIQQVCCSLRVVTDKELVEETDLAVSEVVAPSDGLPIREESSKRQCTNHHSKKLSGESSSCLTKVQKSSNTALVLEKEKPRPMLDEKLPEVEQHQQHISLQESVECGDSTFNEISFSSVTMGKTSEKRRSKAEKTITLQVLRQYFAGSLKDAAKSLGVCPTTLKRICRQHGIKRWPSRKIKKVGHSLQKLQHVIDSVQGASGAFHISNFYANFPELASPKLLGNSALSTSPLNDKPKQINIQPEGGDFLSQAALSNSPSSSCSQSSSSSHSCSSGTHRPSNFNMSGKEDHIIGDNSGDGELKRVKSDVELHASSQEGPKLFPRSQSLRSLKEQLICDNLQPISKNTSPIAHDLEAQRVKVTYGDEKIRLRMQSKWRFKDLLHEIARRFNIDDISRFDLKYLDDDSEWVLLTCDADMVECIDVCGSSQGNTIKLSLRVSHHHLDQFSGSTGS; this is encoded by the exons ATGGATTTCGACTACATGGACGAATTGTTGTTAGATGGATGCTGGTTAGAGACAACACAGGGATCTGATTTCCTTAATCCTACTCTACCCTTTTCAAATAATTTCTTTGATCCTGCATTTACATGGCCTACTTCGGAGTCTAACGCGGGTGATTTGGGCGGTGGCCTCTCTCACCAAGGAGAGAACCAAAGATCATTGTTGTCTGGAAATTCACATTGGAATGAAGCTCAAGGTGAAAGTTTGGTCAGTCCTCATTTTAGCCAAAGTCACAGTCTAGATAGTGATTGTGTAACTGACGGTTCTGAGCCGAATCGAAGATGGTGGATTGGACCTAGAGTGAATTCAGGTCCTGCAACCAGTGTAATGCAGAGGTTAATTCAAGCACTTGGTTATATCAAAGCTTTTGGAAAAGAGAAAGATGTCCTTGTACAATTATGGTTGCCTGTAAATAGAGGAGGTAGACGCTTTCTAACTACCAGTGAGCAACCTTTTTCACTCGATCCAAACAGCCAAAAACTTGCTAGTTATAGGAACATCTCTGTCAAATATGATTTTCCAGCAGAGGAGGATTCCAAGGACATAGCAGGATTGCCTGGTCGGGTTTTCTTGAGTAAGGTTCCGGAGTGGACTCCTGATGTTCGATTCTTTAAAAGGGATGAATACCCAAGAGTAGGTCATGCTCAAGAACATGATGTCCGTGGTACCTTTGCCCTTCCTGTTTTCGAACAAGGTAGTGGAACTTGCTTGGGTGTTATTGAAGTTGTGATGACAAccgagaaaatcaagattcagcCTGAGCTCGAAAGTGTTTGCAAAGCATTAGAG GCTGTCAATCTTCGGAGTTCTATAACTTCTAGAACTCAAAACATAAAG GCTTACAGTAATTGCTACCAAGCCGCCTTACCCGAGATCAAAGAACTTTTAAGGTGTGCTTGCGAGACACACAGATTACCCCTAGCTCAGGCTTGGGTTCCTTGTATCCAGCAAGGTAAAGAGGGTTGCCGGCATTCCTCTGAGAACTACGTTCATTGTGTGTCTACTGTGGATGATGCTTGCTGTATAGCTGATCCTAGTATCCAGGGTTTTCACGAGGCTTGCTCTGAGCATCACTTGTTAAAAGGTCAAGGTGTTATCGGGAGAGCATTTATGACTAATCAGCCGTGCTTCTCGACTGACATAACTTCCTTTAAGAAGACTGAATATCCTCTTGCTCACCATGCAATGATGTTTAATTTGCATGCTGCTGTTGCTTTACGGTTCAGATCCATTCACACTGGTAAAGCAGACTTTGTCTTGGAGTTCTTCTTACCTGCGCACTGCAGAGATCCCGAGGGACAAAGGAAGATGCTTAATTCACTATCTATTATTATACAGCAAGTATGCTGTAGTTTGCGGGTTGTAACAGATAAGGAGCTAGTGGAAGAAACTGATTTGGCAGTTAGTGAAGTTGTAGCACCTTCAGATGGCTTACCTATTAGAGAAGAGTCATCGAAACGGCAGTGCACTAATCATCATTCAAAGAAACTTTCTGGGGAAAGTTCATCTTGCCTCACTAAGGTTCAAAAGAGTAGTAACACTGCCTTGGTACTCGAGAAAGAAAAGCCAAGGCCGATGTTGGATGAAAAACTACCTGAGGTGGAGCAGCATCAACAACATATTAGCCTACAAGAAAGTGTTGAGTGCGGAGATTCTACTTTTAATGAGATTAGCTTTTCGAGTGTGACAATGGGAAAAACAAGTGAGAAGAGGCGTAGCAAGGCAGAAAAAACTATCACTTTACAAGTTCTCCGCCAATATTTTGCTGGAAGCCTAAAAGATGCAGCAAAAAGCCTTGGTG TGTGTCCCACTACCTTGAAAAGAATCTGTAGGCAACACGGAATAAAGCGCTGGCCATCTCGAAAAATCAAGAAAGTTGGACACTCCTTACAGAAACTCCAACATGTCATCGACTCAGTACAAGGTGCCTCTGGCGCTTTTCATATTAGTAACTTCTATGCAAATTTTCCCGAGTTGGCATCTCCAAAATTGTTAGGAAACAGTGCATTATCAACCTCACCACTGAATGATAAGCCAAAGCAAATAAACATACAGCCTGAGGGTGGTGATTTCCTGTCCCAAGCTGCTCTCTCAAATTCACCTTCCTCCTCGTGTAGTCAGAGTTCCAGTTCAAGTCATAGCTGTTCGAGTGGAACACATAGACCTTCAAATTTTAACATGTCTGGTAAGGAAGATCATATAATTGGAGACAACTCTGGGGATGGTGAACTGAAAAGGGTCAAAAGTGATGTAGAGTTGCATGCCTCAAGTCAAGAAGGACCAAAGCTGTTCCCAAGATCCCAGAGCCTTAGATCTCTTAAGGAACAGCTTATTTGTGACAATCTTCAACCCATATCTAAGAATACAAGCCCAATTGCTCATGATTTAGAAGCTCAAAGGGTAAAGGTCACATATGGAGATGAGAAAATCCGGCTCCGCATGCAGAGTAAATGGCGGTTTAAAGATTTATTGCATGAAATCGCAAGACGGTTCAATATAGATGATATAAGCAGATTTGATCTGAAGTACTTAGATGATGATTCTGAGTGGGTGCTATTAACATGTGATGCCGATATGGTGGAGTGTATTGATGTATGTGGATCGTCGCAGGGCAACACAATTAAGTTGTCCTTGCGAGTTTCACATCATCATTTGGACCAGTTTTCAGGTAGCACTGGATCTTGA